A part of Manduca sexta isolate Smith_Timp_Sample1 chromosome 10, JHU_Msex_v1.0, whole genome shotgun sequence genomic DNA contains:
- the LOC115443861 gene encoding protein atonal homolog 8 translates to MSNFSADGQSAVKDRLVERDAGFVSGGDDDDSCSGPAHSDDSGVRLVESESRTKRDRSPTRQPPKKRIRLNSTDDLPSPDSDAASPFRPWSFTEEPQREPLSLVKKSTEISSLRQRRRPLDPPPPPIPPIPPPPEPQGPPRVPSHPGVVEYAEKSKPREQRNYKNMTRERRIEANARERTRVHTISAAFDTLRRAVPAYSHNQKLSKLSVLRIACAYITALSAAIDPDADLTTAVDNVTHTIHTEGKLRKKKDDP, encoded by the coding sequence ATCGGTTGGTGGAGCGTGACGCGGGCTTCGTGTCCGGCGGCGATGACGATGACTCCTGCTCCGGCCCCGCGCACTCCGACGACTCCGGGGTCCGGCTCGTCGAGTCAGAGTCCCGGACGAAGCGGGACCGCTCTCCCACACGCCAGCCGCCCAAGAAGAGAATACGATTGAACTCAACAGATGACCTACCTAGCCCTGACAGCGATGCCGCTAGCCCCTTCCGGCCCTGGTCTTTCACGGAAGAACCGCAACGAGAACCCCTATCATTAGTAAAGAAGAGCACAGAGATCTCCTCATTAAGGCAGAGGCGGAGGCCACTGGACCCTCCCCCGCCTCCGATACCGCCGATACCCCCACCACCGGAGCCTCAAGGCCCTCCACGGGTCCCGTCTCATCCCGGCGTAGTGGAATATGCAGAGAAGTCCAAGCCAAGGGAACAGAGAAACTACAAGAATATGACCAGAGAGAGAAGAATAGAAGCGAACGCCAGGGAGCGGACGCGGGTGCACACCATAAGCGCCGCCTTCGACACTTTAAGGCGGGCAGTGCCAGCCTACAGTCATAATCAAAAACTGTCCAAGTTATCAGTGTTGCGGATAGCTTGCGCGTACATTACCGCTCTGTCGGCAGCAATCGATCCCGATGCTGACTTAACGACGGCAGTGGATAACGTCACTCACACAATACACACAGAAGGGAAGTTGAGGAAAAAGAAGGACGATCCGTGA